A region of Diceros bicornis minor isolate mBicDic1 chromosome 31, mDicBic1.mat.cur, whole genome shotgun sequence DNA encodes the following proteins:
- the BATF2 gene encoding basic leucine zipper transcriptional factor ATF-like 2 isoform X2 — protein MRLCGEDELQTGTDPKEHQRQLKKKQKNRAAAQRSRRKHTDKADALHQQHESLEKHNHALRKEIQALRAELAWWSRTLCVHERLCPMDCVSCLAPMPPSCWTQAEQPPGPVPHGQHGCLEQSGLFQTPLSSPSAQQLSPDPQPHGSPGPLLSPLPSLSLGSTAVTASSVQLSSSPVESASLTGSSLLRPSSKLNALLPSPPTQTSPPQPLGLEHRTRRKLESSPHSPLSALGLTCLQDREHKPVFSVADLQGLDVDPSPHPLLAFPLLSSAQVHF, from the exons ATGCGCCTCTGCGGGGAGGATGAGCTGCAGACTGGGACA GACCCCAAGGAGCATCAGAGGCAGctgaagaagaaacagaagaaccGAGCGGCTGCCCAGCGCAGCCGGCGGAAGCACACGGACAAGGCAGACGCCCTGCATCAG CAGCACGAGTCACTGGAGAAACACAACCACGCCCTGCGGAAGGAGATCCAGGCTCTGCGAGCTGAGCTGGCGTGGTGGAGTCGGACCCTGTGTGTGCACGAGCGCCTGTGCCCGATGGACTGTGTCTCCTGCTTGGCTCCCATGCCCCCCAGCTGCTGGACTCAGGCAGAGCAGCCCCCAGGCCCTGTGCCCCACGGACAGCATGGCTGCCTGGAGCAGTCAGGCCTGTTCCAGACCCcactttcctctccctctgctcaGCAACTCTCTCCAGATCCCCAGCCTCATGGTTCCCCCGGCCCCCTCCTGTCCCCTCTGCCCTCGCTGTCCCTTGGCTCCACTGCAGTCACTGCGTCTTCCGTCCAGCTGTCCTCCAGCCCTGTTGAATCTGCCTCGCTCACTGGCTCCAGCCTGCTGAGACCTTCCTCCAAGCTCAATGCCCTCCTGCCCAGCCCCCCAACCCAAACTTCCCCTCCACAGCCCCTTGGGCTGGAGCACCGCACCAGGAGGAAGCTGGAGTCCTCACCCCACAGCCCCTTGTCTGCTCTGGGGCTGACCTGTCTGCAGGATAGGGAGCATAAGCCTGTTTTCTCAGTAGCAGATCTGCAAGGGTTGGATGTGgatcccagcccccaccccctcctggCCTTCCCCCTGCTCTCCTCTGCTCAAGTTCACTTCTAA